CAGCCTGTAACCAGGTCATATCCCTCTTCGATCTTTCTGATAAAATTGGGAATTTCTTTGGGATTATCCTGCAGGTCAGAATCCATCGTAAAGATGATATCTCCATTTGCATGCTCGAAACCGACCTGCAATCCGGCAGATTTCCCAAAATTCTTTCGAAATTTCAGAATTTTCACATTCCGGTCATTTTCAGATAATTTTTTCATTTTTTCAAAACTGCGATCCGTGCTGCCGTCATCAATAAAAATTATTTCGTAATCATAGTTTTTGATGTTGTCGATTATTTCTGAATATAATTGTTCCAAACTTTGTTCTTCATTAAAAACAGGGACAACAAAAGATAGTTTCATTATTTTTCCTTTTTAACCGCGAATATTCGCGAATAAGCTTTTTCTATAACCACGGAGCACAAGGATAGCACAGAGTAAATCTCCTCTTGAGAGGAGTACGGCTTCAGCCGCGAAGTGTGTTTCATTGATCATTCTAAATATCATGTAAAATCCTATGAAAACATTTCAAAAGATACTTAAATCGCAATGAGCAAAGCGAGTGTGATTCGAGGATCACAAATTATAAGCGGATTGTTCTCGATTCATACTCCGTCACGAGTTAAGCCCAACCTTCAGCACTTTTCTGAATCTCATATTTAAGAATTTATTTGAAGGAAGCTTCGGCAATTGAGGTTCTGCAAACATAGTCTGACACAGTCCTTACAACTTTAAAATTATTTATTCTAAACAAGAATATTTACCAGAGACATGACCAATCCTGAGGTGATCGGAATTTTTATATTGTCATCGATCGGCAAACGGGAAAATTCTGCTAAAGTTGCTGCCATTGCCCCAAAAAAAGCAATTGTCGGATCGATAAAAAAAAGAGCAAAGATAAATGTACTGACAAAACAGGCTAAACTTCCTTCCAGGCTTTTGCTCGTTCCAAACAGCTTTCTCTTGCCGAATGAAATTCCAATGATCGCTGCCAAAGTATCTCCAATTGACAGGAAACACAAGGATAGAAAAGCAATATCTTTAGGAAAAACTGCAATACAGAGAGTTGCTGAGACCATTAAATATGTTGCCCCCGTGAAATCATGGATTTCATGTTTGCGAAGCATGATCCCGAACATATTATAAAATATCCGTTTGTAAGTCCTGTGTTCAAGACGAATTATCTCGACGACAAGAGCAAGAACCGTCAGAGAACCAACAATAAGAAAAGCATTTTTTTGATGATAATGAAATAAATATCTATATGAAAACGGCAAGAGCAAAGAGCTGATATGAATCGATTTTCTGATGAGTTCTTTTTTTCTTTCAGAGTCCATTCTATTTCTTTAATTTACTGACAACAAAGGCTTTGGCAACATCAGCCATTAGTTTTGGATCACCCTTGACAGCTTCCGTGAATAGAGCTTTCAGGCTGAATTTTTCTTTGGGAATATTTTTGCAGATTTTTGCGATTTTGTTAAATCTATCATCTCCCATGAACATGAATTTTTCTTTCATCTTGAACATGGTTTTTTGAGTTCTTCCCAATCTTTTATCCCATTCTTTACGATATTTTTTCAGGAATTTTTTGTCAAATTTCCCAGTTCGAACAGCTTCAGCAGCTACCTTTCCGGCAATACTTCCGGCGATCATTCCCTGGGCAATTCCTCCGCCGGTCAGAGGATTGACCTGTCGCGCTGCATCTCCGACCAGCAGGATATTATCTCTGACGATCTCTTTTAAAGTTGCGGAAGTAGTAACTCCACCGCAAACCGTATATGTTTTTTTTACATCAGGATAAGTTTTTTCAATAAACTCATTTAGATATTCCTGCGGACCTTTTTTATGAGAAAGATGTCCGGCAACTCCAATCCCGACATTTGCCGAATTCTTAGATTTAGGAAAAATCCAGATATATCCGCCTGGAGCTATATCATTTCCGAAATAGAAATCTACACAACCCTCTTCTACCTTTAATCCAGAAAGTGTATATTGTACGCAGGTATCTATATCTTCGAGTCTTACTGCAGTTTTAATTCCAGCCCAGCGACCGACTCGAGATTCGACTCCATCTGCTCCGATCACCAGATCACATCTAATTTCATGAATTTTTCCAAAATATCTGTATTTTACTCCTGATATTTTATCTTTTTCCCATAAAAGACCGATAACATCAGCTTTGGTCAGAAGTTCTGCTCCATGCCTGCAGGCAACATCACAAAGAGCTTTATCGAATAATCTTCTTTCCAGGATATAACCGGCACCATTATTATACATTTTTGCATTTGTTCCATCCGGAGCATGCAAGCAGGCAACATCAATTTTAGCTGCAATCCAGCTTTCGTCGATTTCTATAAACGGAGCGATCCCCTCATGTGATACGCCTTCTGCACAGCGAACCGGAATTCCTGGTTCACGATCCCGTTCCAGCATTAAAACAGAGGCTCCATTTTCAGCAGCAAATCGAGCGGTTACACTTCCGGCAGGACCGGCTCCGACAACAATAACATCATACTTATCTTTGAGCATCAATCACCTTCCTCGATCGCTTTAAAGGGGCATACTTTCAGGCAATTCAGACAATTAGTGCATTTGTCATTATCGATCTTAACCTGGAATTCAGAAACAGATATCGCATCAACAGGGCAGACGGCAACACATGTTCCGCAAATATCACATAATTCTTTATTTATCTTCATCTTTACTCCGATGTTTTTATATTACAAGCTCCCGAAATATCAATATGACGAATTTGTGATTTCGTTCTACTATCGCCAATAATCATAAAAAAGTTCGGTTAATTTCA
This sequence is a window from Candidatus Cloacimonadota bacterium. Protein-coding genes within it:
- a CDS encoding phosphatidate cytidylyltransferase; protein product: MDSERKKELIRKSIHISSLLLPFSYRYLFHYHQKNAFLIVGSLTVLALVVEIIRLEHRTYKRIFYNMFGIMLRKHEIHDFTGATYLMVSATLCIAVFPKDIAFLSLCFLSIGDTLAAIIGISFGKRKLFGTSKSLEGSLACFVSTFIFALFFIDPTIAFFGAMAATLAEFSRLPIDDNIKIPITSGLVMSLVNILV
- a CDS encoding 4Fe-4S dicluster domain-containing protein, with protein sequence MKINKELCDICGTCVAVCPVDAISVSEFQVKIDNDKCTNCLNCLKVCPFKAIEEGD
- a CDS encoding NAD(P)/FAD-dependent oxidoreductase: MMLKDKYDVIVVGAGPAGSVTARFAAENGASVLMLERDREPGIPVRCAEGVSHEGIAPFIEIDESWIAAKIDVACLHAPDGTNAKMYNNGAGYILERRLFDKALCDVACRHGAELLTKADVIGLLWEKDKISGVKYRYFGKIHEIRCDLVIGADGVESRVGRWAGIKTAVRLEDIDTCVQYTLSGLKVEEGCVDFYFGNDIAPGGYIWIFPKSKNSANVGIGVAGHLSHKKGPQEYLNEFIEKTYPDVKKTYTVCGGVTTSATLKEIVRDNILLVGDAARQVNPLTGGGIAQGMIAGSIAGKVAAEAVRTGKFDKKFLKKYRKEWDKRLGRTQKTMFKMKEKFMFMGDDRFNKIAKICKNIPKEKFSLKALFTEAVKGDPKLMADVAKAFVVSKLKK